From Cecembia calidifontis, one genomic window encodes:
- a CDS encoding trimeric intracellular cation channel family protein encodes MDIQYPLELIGTFVFAISGALAVRDKEHDLFGAGFTGFITAIGGGTLRDVLLGSYPLVWIGDVYFLYAILLGVLAAFVFPRFLLKLRKTMFLFDTLGIGFFTVLGVEKALAFGVRPEIAAIMGMFTAVMGGVIRDTLVNEIPILFRKEIYASACLTGAILYLLLNYLGLERDTNLLISICVVISIRLVAVRYKLSLPRLD; translated from the coding sequence ATGGATATACAATATCCCTTAGAGCTTATTGGGACCTTTGTTTTTGCTATTTCCGGAGCATTGGCTGTCAGGGATAAGGAACATGACCTTTTTGGGGCGGGATTTACCGGTTTCATTACGGCCATAGGGGGAGGTACTTTGCGGGATGTGCTCTTGGGTTCCTATCCTTTGGTCTGGATTGGCGATGTTTATTTTCTTTATGCTATTTTGTTGGGAGTCCTGGCAGCCTTTGTCTTTCCCAGGTTCTTACTCAAATTAAGAAAGACCATGTTCTTGTTTGATACCCTTGGGATAGGTTTTTTCACCGTTTTGGGCGTGGAAAAGGCCCTTGCATTTGGTGTAAGGCCAGAGATTGCTGCCATTATGGGGATGTTTACTGCGGTTATGGGCGGTGTGATACGGGATACCTTGGTCAATGAAATCCCTATCCTATTCCGAAAAGAAATTTATGCCTCGGCATGCCTTACCGGCGCCATCTTGTATTTGTTATTGAATTACCTGGGTTTGGAAAGGGATACCAACCTTTTGATTTCCATATGTGTGGTAATTTCTATCAGGTTGGTGGCGGTCAGATATAAACTCAGTTTGCCGAGATTGGATTAG
- a CDS encoding VTT domain-containing protein, with the protein MADGNSRADRLSFLIKNLAKGFLYLGVLVVLFFLIRQYFSEQERLEWFGAIYNNPYLVMTVFVGSEVLFGIIPPEIFMLWSLETGWIGPYFLSIGLLSVISYAAGYFNFNLGLIVNHRINFLQSKNRYIQKYMSLFSRYGAFLVLVASLTPLPFSLIALLGGAAGLEKRKYLGYSLLRILRFFAYAYVLWLIQR; encoded by the coding sequence ATGGCTGATGGAAATTCAAGGGCAGATAGGTTAAGTTTTTTGATAAAAAACCTTGCCAAAGGGTTTCTTTATCTCGGGGTTTTGGTTGTTTTATTTTTTCTGATCAGGCAATATTTTTCAGAACAGGAAAGGTTGGAATGGTTTGGTGCCATTTACAACAATCCCTATTTGGTGATGACTGTTTTTGTAGGATCTGAGGTCCTTTTTGGTATTATTCCCCCGGAGATTTTCATGCTTTGGTCCTTGGAGACCGGTTGGATAGGACCCTATTTTTTGAGCATTGGTCTTTTATCCGTCATTTCCTATGCTGCAGGATATTTCAACTTCAATCTTGGGCTTATTGTCAACCACAGGATAAATTTTTTACAATCAAAGAACAGGTATATCCAAAAATACATGAGCTTATTCTCTCGATATGGAGCTTTTTTGGTATTAGTAGCTTCCCTGACCCCCCTTCCTTTTTCACTTATCGCCTTATTGGGGGGAGCCGCAGGCCTGGAGAAGAGGAAGTATTTAGGGTACAGCCTGCTCAGGATACTTAGGTTTTTCGCTTATGCTTATGTTTTGTGGTTGATTCAGCGCTAA
- a CDS encoding isopenicillin N synthase family dioxygenase, translating to MTEILYDEIPSLDLADFTSGDAEKKAAFVKKLGDAYQNIGFVAIKNHGLSQDLQDRLYAVIKEFFALPDSVKAKYEKPEIGFQRGYTGKGKEHAKGRNTGDLKEFYHVGQELSDIPDNDPIKSEYPANIWPEELPEFKTVALEIYKTLENAGKNMLRAIALHLGLEEDYFEDKVAYGNSILRQIHYFPIENPDAVPADAVRAAEHGDINLITLLMGASADGLQVLRRDGKWIPITALPDQLVVNVGDMLERLTNKKLKSTIHRVVNPPRELMHTSRYSIPFFMHPRSEMDLTCLESCVDADNPKQFEDATAGEFLDERLRELGLKK from the coding sequence ATGACTGAGATTTTATATGATGAAATCCCATCTCTGGACCTGGCAGACTTTACCTCCGGAGATGCAGAGAAGAAGGCAGCTTTTGTAAAAAAGCTGGGTGATGCCTATCAAAACATTGGCTTTGTGGCCATAAAAAACCACGGTTTGAGTCAGGATTTACAGGATAGGCTCTATGCTGTGATCAAAGAATTCTTTGCCCTTCCTGATTCGGTGAAAGCCAAATACGAAAAACCTGAAATCGGCTTTCAAAGAGGATATACCGGAAAAGGTAAAGAACATGCTAAAGGAAGAAATACCGGTGACCTGAAAGAATTTTATCATGTAGGGCAGGAATTGTCCGACATTCCTGACAATGACCCCATCAAATCTGAATATCCAGCGAATATCTGGCCAGAAGAATTGCCTGAATTCAAAACCGTTGCTCTGGAAATCTACAAAACCCTCGAAAATGCGGGAAAAAATATGTTGCGTGCCATTGCACTTCACTTAGGGCTGGAGGAAGATTACTTTGAGGACAAAGTAGCCTATGGCAATTCTATCCTGAGACAAATCCATTACTTCCCAATTGAAAACCCGGATGCCGTTCCTGCCGATGCAGTTCGTGCTGCCGAACATGGCGATATCAACCTGATCACCTTATTGATGGGCGCCTCTGCCGATGGGCTTCAGGTCTTGAGGAGAGACGGAAAATGGATACCGATTACTGCATTGCCTGACCAATTGGTAGTGAATGTGGGCGACATGTTGGAAAGACTGACCAATAAGAAACTGAAGTCTACCATCCACAGGGTAGTCAACCCACCCCGTGAACTGATGCATACCAGCAGGTACTCTATCCCTTTCTTTATGCACCCAAGGTCTGAGATGGACCTGACCTGCCTGGAAAGCTGCGTAGATGCCGACAACCCCAAACAATTTGAAGACGCCACTGCCGGAGAATTCCTGGATGAGCGTTTAAGGGAACTGGGACTAAAAAAATAA
- the tatC gene encoding twin-arginine translocase subunit TatC, whose translation MALDQYREEEEEEGMSFLDHLEQLRWHLLRSIAAILIFTVIAFLAKSIVFGKIILGPSKVDFFTYQMLCKIADAISTPALCIDNLPFTIQSRQMTGQFSMHLTSSVVVGLIISFPYVFWEAWRFISPGLYSKERQAARGAVFFVSLLFFAGASFGYFILAPLSINFLSNYQLDPSILNEFDITSYVTTLTMLVLASAIMFQLPVVIYFLSMSGLVTAAMLKTYRRHAIVVILIVAAVITPPDVISQILIAMPILVLYEAGIQIAKRLEKKRAKKEQEENLKYQRND comes from the coding sequence GTGGCCTTAGATCAGTATAGAGAAGAAGAGGAAGAGGAGGGCATGTCCTTTTTGGACCATTTGGAACAGTTGCGTTGGCATTTACTGCGTTCCATTGCTGCCATTCTGATATTTACCGTCATTGCCTTTTTGGCAAAAAGCATCGTATTTGGCAAAATCATTCTTGGTCCTTCCAAGGTGGATTTTTTCACTTATCAGATGCTATGTAAAATTGCAGATGCTATTTCTACGCCTGCACTTTGCATAGACAATCTGCCTTTTACCATTCAGAGCAGGCAGATGACGGGACAGTTTTCCATGCACCTGACTTCATCAGTTGTAGTCGGGTTGATCATTTCTTTCCCTTATGTATTTTGGGAAGCCTGGAGGTTTATCAGTCCGGGTCTTTATTCCAAAGAAAGACAGGCAGCCAGGGGAGCAGTATTTTTTGTCAGTTTACTTTTCTTCGCAGGAGCGTCATTTGGATACTTTATTTTAGCGCCTCTTTCGATCAACTTTCTTTCCAATTATCAATTGGACCCCTCTATTCTCAATGAATTTGACATCACTTCTTATGTCACTACCTTGACCATGCTGGTTCTGGCCTCGGCCATCATGTTCCAATTGCCGGTAGTCATATATTTCCTTTCCATGTCCGGGCTTGTTACTGCGGCCATGCTCAAGACCTACAGAAGGCATGCGATAGTAGTGATTCTAATTGTGGCAGCGGTGATTACTCCTCCGGATGTGATCAGTCAGATTTTGATAGCTATGCCTATTTTGGTCCTGTATGAAGCAGGGATCCAGATTGCAAAACGATTGGAAAAGAAAAGAGCCAAGAAGGAACAGGAAGAAAACTTGAAATATCAGAGAAATGACTAA
- the rpiB gene encoding ribose 5-phosphate isomerase B: MTKKIAIGGDHAGFEYKKRLIAKLEQEGYKVKDFGPFSDASVDYPDYVHPLCTAIEQGEFDQGILICGSGNGVAITANKHQGIRAALCWNEELAALARQHNNANVIALPARFVAYELAEKMAFTFLNTDFEGGRHQNRVDKIACR, from the coding sequence ATGACTAAGAAAATTGCAATAGGTGGCGATCATGCCGGATTTGAATACAAAAAAAGGCTGATTGCAAAACTTGAGCAGGAAGGGTATAAGGTCAAGGATTTTGGACCCTTTTCCGATGCTTCTGTAGATTATCCTGATTATGTACATCCCCTATGTACAGCTATAGAGCAGGGGGAATTTGATCAAGGGATACTTATTTGTGGAAGTGGTAATGGTGTAGCTATCACTGCCAATAAGCATCAGGGAATCAGAGCAGCACTGTGCTGGAACGAAGAACTTGCTGCTTTGGCCAGGCAGCACAATAATGCCAATGTCATTGCCTTGCCTGCAAGATTTGTTGCTTATGAATTAGCGGAAAAAATGGCCTTCACCTTTTTGAATACAGATTTCGAAGGAGGGAGGCATCAAAATAGGGTGGATAAAATTGCCTGCCGGTAA
- the glyA gene encoding serine hydroxymethyltransferase: protein MKRDQVIFDLIAKEENRQKVGIELIASENFASKQVMEAAGSVLTNKYAEGLPNKRYYGGCEIVDQIEQLAIDRAKELFGATWANVQPHSGAQANAAVFLACLNPGDAILGFDLSHGGHLTHGSPVNFSGKLYQPHFYGVEEDTGMIDYDKVEAKALEVKPKLLICGASAYSRDWDYERLRDIADQVGAILLADISHPSGLIARGLLNDPLEYCHIVTTTTHKTLRGPRGGLILMREDFDNPFGLKTPKGELRKMSSLLDSGVFPGTQGGPLEHIIAAKAVAFQEALSDEYMAYVIQVKKNASVMADEFVALGYQIISGGTDNHLMLIDLRNKDLTGKLAEETLGKVDITINKNMVPFDTRSPFVTSGMRVGTAAVTTRGLKEADMKKIVHLIDKALQNHDNESVLAHIKKEVNDWMVQFPLY, encoded by the coding sequence ATGAAAAGAGACCAAGTCATTTTTGACCTCATCGCCAAAGAAGAAAACAGACAAAAAGTAGGAATTGAGCTGATTGCATCAGAGAACTTTGCCTCCAAGCAGGTTATGGAAGCTGCAGGAAGTGTGTTGACCAACAAATATGCAGAAGGACTTCCCAATAAAAGGTATTATGGCGGTTGCGAAATCGTAGATCAGATTGAGCAGCTTGCCATAGATAGGGCCAAGGAGCTTTTTGGCGCAACTTGGGCCAATGTGCAGCCGCACTCCGGCGCCCAGGCCAATGCTGCTGTATTTTTGGCCTGCTTGAATCCCGGTGATGCGATTTTGGGTTTTGACCTTTCCCATGGCGGGCATTTGACCCATGGCTCTCCAGTTAATTTCTCCGGTAAATTATATCAACCACATTTCTACGGAGTGGAGGAAGATACGGGCATGATCGATTATGATAAAGTAGAAGCCAAAGCATTGGAAGTTAAGCCAAAATTGTTGATTTGTGGTGCTTCTGCCTATAGCAGGGATTGGGATTATGAAAGATTAAGGGATATTGCCGATCAGGTAGGTGCGATTTTGTTGGCCGATATTTCCCATCCATCGGGACTGATTGCAAGGGGATTGCTCAATGATCCTTTGGAATATTGCCATATTGTGACTACCACTACCCATAAGACCTTGAGGGGTCCTAGAGGGGGGCTGATTTTGATGAGAGAGGATTTTGATAATCCGTTTGGTTTGAAGACCCCAAAGGGTGAATTGAGGAAAATGTCTTCTTTGTTGGATTCAGGGGTATTCCCTGGTACACAAGGAGGGCCTTTGGAACACATTATTGCCGCCAAGGCGGTTGCCTTCCAGGAAGCTCTTTCTGATGAATACATGGCCTACGTGATTCAGGTGAAGAAAAATGCTTCCGTAATGGCGGATGAATTTGTAGCCTTGGGCTATCAGATTATCTCAGGAGGTACTGACAATCACCTGATGTTGATTGACTTAAGAAATAAAGACCTTACAGGTAAATTGGCAGAAGAGACCTTGGGCAAAGTTGATATTACCATCAACAAGAACATGGTTCCTTTCGACACCCGTTCGCCATTTGTAACATCCGGTATGCGTGTAGGTACAGCCGCCGTAACAACAAGAGGATTGAAGGAGGCCGATATGAAGAAAATTGTCCACTTGATAGACAAGGCACTTCAAAATCATGATAACGAGTCCGTATTGGCTCATATAAAAAAAGAAGTTAACGATTGGATGGTTCAGTTTCCATTGTATTAA
- a CDS encoding MFS transporter — protein sequence MNQVRLGLKENWQQFTLLVIINAFVGGMVGLERSILPQIAEVEFAIAAKTAILSFIVVFGIVKALTNYFAGALANKIGRKNLLVIGWLFGLPVPFILMFAPAWDWIVAANVLLGINQGLAWSSTVVMKIDLVGEKDRGFAMGLNEFAGYLAVAAVAFLTGFIAAEFGLRPYPFLLGIALAIGGLLGSLFLIKDTRKHVAAENSISDVPRLSHIFWETTWKHKNLGSVTQAGLVNNLNDGMAWGIFPILLAGKGFSLEQIGIITAIYPAVWGLGQLFTGKMADIYNKKHLLFLGMFLQGIALFFFFFAQNMAHYVILSAILGWGTAMVYPTFLATAAENTHPQDRAKSIGVFRLWRDLGYAIGAILTGIIADALGIEASIFTIAGITLISALVIAVRMEVKIAK from the coding sequence ATGAACCAAGTCAGACTAGGCCTAAAAGAAAACTGGCAACAGTTTACGCTTTTGGTCATCATCAATGCTTTTGTCGGAGGAATGGTGGGACTGGAACGAAGTATCCTCCCGCAAATCGCAGAGGTAGAGTTCGCTATTGCGGCCAAGACTGCCATTCTTTCTTTCATCGTTGTTTTTGGAATTGTAAAGGCCCTGACCAATTATTTTGCCGGTGCATTGGCCAATAAAATCGGAAGAAAAAATCTACTGGTAATCGGTTGGTTGTTTGGCCTGCCGGTACCTTTCATTCTTATGTTTGCTCCTGCTTGGGATTGGATTGTGGCCGCCAATGTACTGCTGGGGATCAACCAAGGTTTGGCATGGAGCAGTACAGTAGTCATGAAAATTGACCTGGTCGGGGAAAAAGACCGGGGATTTGCCATGGGCCTTAACGAATTTGCAGGTTACCTGGCTGTGGCGGCTGTTGCCTTTCTAACTGGTTTTATTGCTGCTGAGTTTGGACTTAGACCCTATCCCTTCCTTCTGGGGATTGCCTTGGCTATCGGCGGATTGTTGGGTTCCCTATTCCTGATCAAAGACACAAGAAAACATGTTGCGGCCGAAAACTCCATTTCTGATGTGCCCAGGTTATCCCATATTTTTTGGGAAACTACCTGGAAACATAAAAATCTGGGTTCGGTCACACAAGCGGGGCTGGTCAACAACCTCAATGATGGCATGGCTTGGGGAATTTTCCCCATACTTTTGGCCGGAAAAGGATTCAGTCTGGAGCAGATCGGCATAATTACCGCCATTTATCCTGCGGTTTGGGGGTTGGGACAACTCTTCACCGGAAAGATGGCAGATATCTACAATAAAAAACACCTGCTTTTTCTCGGCATGTTCTTACAGGGAATTGCCCTTTTCTTTTTCTTTTTTGCGCAAAATATGGCCCATTATGTGATTCTATCCGCCATTTTGGGATGGGGCACTGCCATGGTATATCCTACCTTTTTGGCCACAGCGGCTGAGAATACCCATCCACAAGACCGGGCAAAGAGCATCGGGGTATTCCGCTTGTGGAGGGATTTGGGTTATGCAATCGGGGCTATTTTGACAGGAATCATTGCAGATGCCCTGGGGATTGAAGCATCTATTTTTACCATTGCAGGTATAACACTGATTTCTGCTCTGGTCATAGCGGTAAGGATGGAAGTAAAAATCGCAAAATAA
- the uvrA gene encoding excinuclease ABC subunit UvrA, translating into MSLSKTMTSPSIDQLDPKEYIIIKNARVNNLKNLSVAIPRNKLVVVTGLSGSGKSSLAFDTLFAEGQRMYVESLSSYARQFLGRMEKPDVEYIKGVSPAIAIQQKVTTKNPRSTVGTTTEIYDYLKLLFSRIGKTISPVSGDEVKHHTVTDVVDFINNFEEGEKVMITCPLHWVKGRTKQQELELLLQKGFTRILVNGEAYFVEDLVGAADLPNGEYEILIDRASVRHDDEDNQFRIADSVQTAFFEGHGECTVVVPGKDKKTFSDRFELDGMSFELPSVNFFSFNNPYGACKTCEGFGSVLGIDPELVIPDKSLSVYEGAIAPWRGESTGKWLEPLVNKGIYFDFPIHRAYEDLNEAEKELLWTGNAYFRGLNDFFADLESKTHKIQYRVMLSRFRGRTTCPDCKGTRLRKDASYVKIHSKSIADIVLMPIHKALAYFQDLELSEAERKVANRILKEILNRLEYIDKVGLGYLTLNRLTSTLSGGEYQRIKLATSLGSALVGSMYILDEPSIGLHPRDTDRLIEVLKSLRDLGNTVIVVEHEEKIMKAADQIIDIGPDAGVRGGELVFQGDLKELLVHGQSHTARYLKGEEKIQDKQQNRKWRDSITVKGARENNLKNLTVKFPLKVLTVVTGVSGSGKSTLVKKVLYPALGKMLGTVIDESGKFDKLEGDYKKITQVEFVDQNPIGKSSRSNPVTYVKAYDAIRTLYAEQPLAKQRGYKPAFFSFNVDGGRCEACQGEGTVTVEMQFMADIHLTCESCKGKRFKNEILDIKFKDKNISDVLDMTIDEAMEFFKDKHAIINKLQPLQEVGLGYIGMGQSSNTLSGGEAQRVKLASFLGKGGTRPGDHVLFIFDEPTTGLHFHDIRKLLYSINALIDQGHSVIIIEHNTEVIKAADWVIDLGPEGGEKGGQITFEGTPEALMGIEGNYTAKYLRESFE; encoded by the coding sequence ATGAGTTTGAGCAAGACCATGACTTCCCCATCTATAGATCAACTTGATCCCAAAGAATACATTATCATCAAAAATGCCCGGGTAAATAACCTTAAAAACCTGAGTGTAGCCATTCCTAGGAATAAATTGGTAGTGGTCACCGGCCTTTCAGGCTCGGGTAAATCCTCCCTTGCATTTGACACCCTTTTTGCAGAGGGTCAGCGCATGTATGTGGAGAGCTTGAGTTCCTACGCCCGTCAGTTTTTGGGGAGGATGGAAAAACCGGATGTAGAATACATCAAAGGTGTGTCCCCTGCCATAGCCATACAGCAAAAGGTCACCACCAAGAATCCCAGATCCACTGTAGGTACCACCACAGAAATTTATGATTATCTCAAATTGCTGTTCAGCAGGATAGGGAAAACCATTTCACCGGTAAGTGGAGATGAAGTGAAACACCACACAGTAACTGATGTGGTGGATTTTATCAACAATTTTGAGGAAGGTGAAAAGGTCATGATCACCTGTCCCCTGCATTGGGTGAAGGGAAGGACCAAGCAGCAGGAGTTGGAGCTATTGCTGCAAAAAGGTTTCACCCGGATTCTTGTCAATGGAGAGGCCTATTTTGTGGAAGATTTAGTCGGGGCAGCAGATTTGCCCAATGGGGAATATGAAATTCTGATAGATAGGGCTTCGGTCAGGCACGATGACGAGGACAATCAGTTCAGGATAGCGGATTCTGTGCAGACAGCCTTTTTTGAAGGGCATGGGGAGTGTACCGTTGTGGTGCCCGGCAAGGACAAAAAGACTTTTTCAGACCGTTTTGAACTTGACGGCATGAGCTTTGAGTTGCCTTCGGTTAATTTTTTCAGTTTCAACAATCCTTATGGAGCCTGCAAGACCTGTGAGGGATTCGGTTCTGTGTTGGGGATTGATCCGGAACTGGTGATACCGGATAAGAGTCTTTCTGTATACGAAGGAGCAATTGCCCCATGGAGGGGGGAATCCACAGGGAAGTGGCTGGAGCCTTTGGTGAATAAGGGGATTTATTTTGACTTTCCTATACATCGTGCTTATGAAGATCTGAATGAAGCGGAAAAGGAATTGCTGTGGACAGGAAATGCTTATTTTCGGGGACTGAATGATTTTTTTGCAGATCTGGAATCCAAAACCCACAAAATCCAATATCGGGTGATGCTTTCAAGATTTAGGGGCCGTACCACCTGTCCGGATTGTAAGGGGACAAGGTTGAGGAAAGACGCTTCCTATGTGAAGATCCATTCAAAATCCATCGCAGATATTGTTTTAATGCCCATCCACAAGGCTTTGGCTTACTTCCAAGATCTGGAATTGTCAGAAGCAGAGCGAAAAGTAGCCAACCGGATTTTAAAAGAAATCCTAAACAGGTTGGAATATATCGATAAAGTTGGCTTGGGCTACTTGACATTGAACAGGCTAACTTCCACACTTTCGGGAGGGGAATACCAAAGGATAAAATTGGCTACTTCTTTGGGGTCGGCTTTGGTTGGATCCATGTACATCCTGGATGAGCCCAGTATCGGGCTTCACCCCAGGGATACAGACCGTTTGATTGAAGTTCTGAAATCTTTAAGGGATTTGGGCAATACGGTGATCGTGGTGGAGCATGAGGAGAAGATCATGAAAGCGGCAGATCAGATCATTGACATAGGTCCTGATGCAGGTGTCAGAGGAGGGGAACTGGTCTTTCAAGGGGATTTGAAAGAGCTTTTGGTCCACGGGCAAAGCCATACTGCCAGGTACTTGAAGGGAGAAGAAAAAATTCAGGATAAGCAACAGAACAGGAAGTGGAGGGACAGCATCACGGTAAAGGGTGCCAGGGAAAACAACCTGAAAAATCTTACTGTAAAATTTCCCTTAAAAGTCTTGACGGTAGTGACCGGGGTCAGTGGCTCCGGGAAATCCACTTTGGTCAAAAAGGTGCTTTACCCGGCCTTGGGAAAAATGCTCGGCACGGTGATAGATGAAAGCGGCAAGTTCGATAAGCTGGAAGGCGATTACAAAAAAATCACCCAAGTGGAATTTGTGGATCAAAATCCAATTGGGAAATCTTCCCGCTCCAATCCTGTTACCTATGTAAAAGCTTATGATGCCATTAGGACTTTATATGCTGAACAGCCTTTGGCAAAACAAAGGGGGTACAAACCGGCATTTTTCAGTTTCAATGTAGATGGAGGAAGATGTGAAGCCTGTCAGGGAGAGGGAACGGTTACTGTAGAAATGCAGTTTATGGCGGATATCCACCTTACCTGTGAATCCTGTAAAGGCAAGCGCTTTAAAAATGAAATTCTGGACATTAAGTTTAAGGACAAAAATATCTCAGATGTGCTGGACATGACCATCGATGAAGCCATGGAGTTTTTCAAAGATAAGCATGCGATTATCAATAAGCTACAGCCTTTGCAGGAGGTAGGCTTGGGCTATATCGGCATGGGCCAGTCTTCCAATACCTTGTCCGGCGGTGAGGCCCAAAGGGTGAAGCTGGCTTCATTCCTTGGCAAAGGCGGTACGCGTCCCGGCGATCATGTCCTTTTCATATTTGATGAGCCTACCACAGGACTTCATTTTCATGATATCCGTAAATTACTATATTCCATCAATGCTTTGATCGATCAGGGCCATTCTGTGATCATCATTGAGCACAATACTGAAGTGATCAAAGCGGCCGACTGGGTAATCGATTTGGGTCCCGAAGGCGGTGAGAAGGGAGGACAGATTACATTTGAAGGAACTCCGGAAGCTTTGATGGGGATAGAGGGAAATTATACTGCAAAGTACCTTAGAGAAAGCTTCGAATAA